The DNA segment TCTGATCCACGTGTGTAACGAGTTCGGGTTGACCCGAATTTTCAGTAGGTGCGGGAAACCATaaacgactccgacccgttgatgcaacgagttcgggtcggctCAGGTCAGTCCGAACCGTGattgcagcgagttcgggacTACTCGAATAAtgagtaggtgcgagaaagcataagcaactccgacccgttggtgcagcgagttcggatCGGGTATTGAACCTACCTTGACCCGGCCCGACTCGAGCGACTTAcgttgggacattttttcggttcCAAATACAGTCGAACTTTAAAATTCATTGAGAAAGGAGTAAATTTGTAATATTTATTCAAAATCTTATCGAATAATTAATTTAGTAGCTAAAACAACCCATTACATGCCAAATTACATGAAAATTCGCTATATTTTGGCAGGAAATTACgtgattcgacttacgcggaaattcgagatacgcggtttcttctcggtccccattaatagcgtatctcggggacagCCTGTACACGCTGTCCATTGTACAGTATGTTCCCGAGATCCGCGGTTTATGCGTTCCAGAAGCATCCGCATAAACGTTTCTAATTAATTCGTTTTTCTGCCAAAATATAAACGTTTGATGGATATTTTTGATAACATTAAGTACTTTCATAcactaatttatttaatttgaacattGCAGAAAATTCTTCTGCACTAACCTGCCCGGTGCTGGTGCAGTTACtatatttatctttttaatcAAATATGACTACTTTTGACCGAACGCTGTTCTTCGTACGATTTTGGTTGTCAAAAGTGTGGATTATCGAGGTTCGGATTACCGAGCGTATAAGGTAGTTTCCGAAATACACGGTACTTCTTATACGAGGATTCGGAGAtgcgcggttttctaaatttgtcaattctttgagcaaattttaCGGATTTGCAACATCCATtatgaaatattaaataatttccgtattgATCAAATGTTAGAAACAATTTAAAGAGGTTtgaaactgttatattcagccAGAATAATATCAAATATGTAATATaaagtggctaaaaccacccccatATTTTGgcaggaaatcacgagattcgacttccgcagaaattcgagatacgcggtattttgcggacgttaaccgtgtatctcgggaacCGCCTGTAAATGTAACGCTAATCagcaagaaatttaaaaaatacaaaaatttatatatatattacatattttacttttaaCTGTAAAAAACTAAATGTTCGTAcatgcgaatcgtcgtaactcgagggggtcttAACCCGGGGGACGCCCATATACGAAAAACCAGAAATGTTGCCATTGAACAAATGTTGCCGCAACATGTTCATAGACCCAAACCTATGATAACATTtttaatctttatttttgtttgaccGATTCACGACTCCCACACAGTTTAATAAACGAACAAGACTCGACCAAAAACAAAGATAACAGCAGAGGTTGTTCTTGTTGATTAAAGATTTCATATCGTGAACCAAAGAGTCAACTAAAGATTCTTCTTTGAATGCTATTGCGCGGGCGCGTTCTGTATCATCTTTTACTTTGTGAAGGAATGACAATGAGGAAACGaactaaaacacaaaataattgTAAACCCTTCTTTCCGTTGCCATGCGTCAACAACGTACTCTCAAGTCGGTTCAATTTACATGTCTTACCATTCATCCATATAATACGCGTAAACGCATCACGCTttataaagagaaaaaaaaactaacgtgTAGCTACGACTGTGAACTGTACTACGAATCGGCAGCACCAGCaataggcaaaaaaaaaattccctAGATTTGAAGTTGCCGACTCACTCATTTTGACTCACAAAGTTCATCGAAATACACACACCACTCATGCAGCCCATTAATATATAAGCACCATTCACTTACCGGTTGTTTCGTTGGATGAATACCACTCGTTGAAACTACGAAATGCCAACTTATTTAGACCAGAGTATTTTTTCCTTGAAGATCCTGCATTCAAGAAAACTGTTGATACATTAAATACAAAATGGataacaaaacatcaacaaacacaGAGCATACACATTGATACACTTTGAAGcgcttttaaaataattacacGCGCTAATGATGTTTATTTTATCACATATTTTCGCTGGAACACTCAAATGCTCTTGATGTTACAAATGCAGAAGTGTGAGTTGAAAACATTCAGACGTGGTTATACTACACGTTTTTCAGACGGACGGCAACATATATATTGAGAGTATGTTAATAGAAACAAGTATCGACGGATATTTCCAGAGCAACGTATTATAATATTGATGAAGGCTCATCCATAGGCTCGATAGCGCGTTAATTTTAGATACACAAACGTAcattatttgttgttgtttttgtttatagcCTTTGAGTCTATTATCTTCATGTGTCTTTAATACATGATCATTTATCACTTTTGTTTATATTGGACACACAATTATTAGTATATAGTACTAACTTGTATAGCACAAAAGATTCCACACGCTTTAGGTCGattataaagaaataaaagttaAACCTTGTAATAGACAAATCCGTAAGGAAACCAAATTTCATGCACGACGGTGAACATGTCGTAAGAATTAAGAGTCAATAAGGCGCTGTAATATTCTATCACGATGGTCGATTTTGAATATTATTGATACAATGGCATTCTTAGGCCAATCAACATAACCTCATAGGATGTAAAACTGAAAATTTATGTGATACAAGACTCAATTTTTACACTCGCACTCACTCGTTTTATTCCAACACTATCTTTTCCACAAACAAATCCACCAAACAGCATACATACTAAGCTACAACTCGGATTCTTTAGCTTACTTGATATATATTTTCTTGCAACACGTTTACAAATTACATTGCGCCTCGAATTACATATCCGTAAACTTCCCTGATTTTTTAAACTTAATCAAACATCAGCCGCTATTATTTACGAATATCGGCAAAGTAGttcaaatgcatttaaaaccttattttcaaattttttgctttgcgtttTTCATAAGCTCATCCTCAAGATTTGTTTCAAGTGCCAATTCGTTGGCTCCTTTATTCCGTGTTAAACGCATACTCCGGCTTTCTATGTTAAAGATGGCGTCgctttattttactttacCTTGTACAACCAACACCTGTTCCTTACGCGATAGTTCGATTACAGTTTACAGTTTACAGACATAAACGTTGTTTAAGGACATATCAGAGTAATGTTTTTAATACACTGGAATTcacaaacaaattttacaCATAAATAGACACCTAATTCTTTTCAGCTATCGAACATCATGACTGCACACACCGAAGCTTTCTAACGAAATGCTTCACGCATACTACTCATTCTGCAAACGTATACCCTCATCATCTATAGATGACATTTGCTGATGTGTATGTGAGAACAGAACTCGTGTAGTTGTGATACTTGACCCGTTTGTATTCTTCACACTTATACTATGAACTCAACAACGTATCTTCCTAGCGTTCCATACAAACATTTCCATGGACACTCTAAGTTATGAAAAATTCATGCctgtaaaaaaatatcattaacTTAATGTAATGCAGATATTCCGATTAAGAATATGATTTAGCATAATATGCACTGCTTATACTGTTGGAATGGgatagataaaaaataattaagaaggagttatatatttttgtaagTGTTTAGAGTAATATAAGgatgtaataataattttgttttcagcAAATCTTAAGATACCAATCATACATCAGTGTGTGTAACTACATTATGGAAAGAGGTGCGGCTGCAAAATGCAGGGATGGTTGGaattacaggcggtccccgagatacacggttaatgcccaagtgacatttgctcgaaattgttttcccatatctgctcgattagtactcgatacgcctgaaattgtggatttgtgtctGATCAAGCGTGTTGAAATCGCTAAAATTTGGTGAtttcgtaaattagacttgcttctatcgattgacgatgccgtcgagctcattttacacacatagcttagatttttgatgaaaaacaaaagctaattttgtgtgacgttattttataaaaaatcaatattatttaagtataaaatggctacCTGACCAattataacgataggaaacatcattttcaagcgaatctagaagaaaacaacgaaaaagccgcatcacagttcattttaaaggcctttttctaaattcccttaaactggtgcagtttaagggaagtttaaggctccagtttaagggaatttgctcgaattcccgattattcgtgctagaaaatgtcaattgggtggggacccaattgacattttcgagcacgaataatcgggaattcgagcaaattcccttaaactggagccttaaacttcccttaaactgcaccagtttaagggaattcagAAAAAGTcgtttaaaatcaactgtgatgcggctttttcgttactttcttctaccTATCGtagatgtttcctatcgttttaGTTGGCCAAGTTCCCATTTTATACTAAAataatatctttttttatataaaataacgtcacacaaaattagcttttgtttttcatcaaaaaaccatagctttgaatgaaaaatgacctcgacggcatcgtccatcgatagaggaacgtctaatttacgaacgcaccaaatcttggcgctttcaacacacttgatcacataCTAATCCAAAATTtcaagcgtatcgagtactaccgagcagatatgggaaaacaatttcgagcaaatgtcacttgggataCGACCAACAAGGCCGTTCTTACGAGATGTTAAGAAATTTTGGAGTTTGAAgaatagaagaaaattaatCTGGGTGCATAATGAATTATTAAACTTGATTTCAATATTCAatttaggaaaaaaaatcacatatAAGTAAAACTTTCTGACGCAATTCGTTTCtttcaaaattaaagaaattaaaatccaTAATTTGTGGGTTTGTTCACGACACATTCCCTTTgatagttttaatttttttttctcagttCGTCTTCTTTTTATTCCAAACCACAATTTATAATAGCAGAAGCAATTTCTTCAGAAACAGAGCATTTTCTGAAATTCAAGTAGTTGTTGCATAGCTTATTGCTTACATCAGTGGGCTCCAACCTGTGGTCTGAGGCTTTAACAGACGTAGTCCTCGaaagaatttatttttgaaaaacaaaagctcattAAACATATTGTGCATCTTTTTCCcacatattttaaacatatttttggtcAAAAACTTTGAGCTTAgtctaaaaaaatattctaaaaTTATTTCCTAAATAGATATGGGCCAcggcaaatgtattttcaaaacCAAGTGGTCCGCGATCCTAAAAATATTTGAGAGCACTGGCATACACGGTCGATTTTTAAGAGCAGTCGAAATCAACATATTCCAATTACAACACTGAAGAAAGAAAGCACGCATAAAGAGTTTAAAAGTATGGACTGTACATGGAACAAATGATAGCGGATTTAACTTTATCGGGTTCATTTGCAATTATCTTGgccgatttaaaaaaaaaactaaaattttatcTACTAGATAGAATGAAATAGGGAAACTGATTTGCATTCTGTAACGAGTCCAAGAAGTTTGAGAAAAGAGGTTAAAAAAACTTTgttatctctttctttttcttctatttggagTATGGTCTTAGGCGGACTTGCCAGTCTatggctttcgagacttactCAGTACCACACGTACCCGAATAATATTCTGTCCTTGCTGCGGGAAAACGGTCCGTtctagacttgaacccatgatgggcatgttgttgagtcgtatgagttgacgacCATATTACGTGACCGCTCCTCTTATTTATCTCTTATCGAGTAGAAATGCAACACTGATCAATAATGCGAATGTGTAATTTTTTATCACTTCAAACCCAAGTAGATTATTATTTGAAGGACATCAATGTTGAGCTTAAGAAGTGGCCAAAATAATTGTAAACTAGTACAACGCCGTTATAtgtacagtaggtgaccgctaactggatgtgttttaactggagtgctttttaactggaggttcgctaactggagttactcccagttaacgaacacttaaacgtcaaaacatgaaacatccggaatctcatgaagagaaatttattgcaaatgtgcatttttcaagCAAATTTAGGGTCTTTTGCCTacgtttgctattaatttatgttattacacgaattactatactttatatcaacataaatgaaaaaaaaaagtttggtatgtttattccagtcaacgccaatcaaaacaatcaatccatagaaacgtcactccagttagcgaacattgttcgttaactggagcttgtttacctctcagttagcggtcacctactgtatcATAAGTTGTTGGAACATCCTTACATTGCCATTTCCATTaccgaattaaaaaaaaaacatctgtaTGACGTCAACAAAAACGGGCCATTCTATTGCTTTGAGGTAGTCGAAAAAGTCGGCTTAACATAGTTTGTTCTACTTAGTATTATATTATACTTGTTCTTATTAGTATTATACTTTTACAAATTCAACTGTGCCATTGGTGAATTGTTTAACAATATATATGAAATAAGGATTCAAACAAAGCAGAATGCATGTTATCGATGAGGTACTAATGTTAAGAGGATGAGAAGTTTCATGAGGTAATTCAAAAGCTGTTGTAACTTTAGAGTAAACATATCTAAAGAAACCAACCTCTTTATCCGGAATTGTTAGAAATGATACAATATGTTAAAGAAATCGATACAATAAGTAGTGCATGTCGTTTCATCGGAGATATTCGTGAGGGGCTGTTCAACTAGGAAAAGTAATCCCGTTTTATTGTTTCGTTGATTACAACGTTGCCACAATAGTTAATGTAGCGATACAAATCAAACTCCCTATATATTTCCGAATCAGGATTAtcggaaaaaaaaaattataattttctcCAAATAGTTCGAATCAGGACTATCAAAAATTTCCAACAGTACTGTCTCGTCGACGTACTTTACACATTTAAAAACGAGCACGTCATTGATGTATTGTGTCCTAGAAAAGTACAAGGGAAAAATATGTATATACAGCTCAACTTATGGAAAAAGCTTCAACGGTGTCTTCGATcacggtgatgatgatcgcgTTCACGATAATCTTTACGATCAGGACTGCGATCCCGCGATCGGTCGCgttcacgatcacgatcacgttCCCTGTGTCTTTCTTTaactctttctttttctctgtACCTATCACGATCTCTATCACGATCCGATTCTTTCCCACGATAATCTTTGCGAGTACGAATGTGTCGATCATCACCATACTGGTCGTAACGAGTCGTCCGTGCATCTCGATCACAGTGTGCAGACACATTTCGTTTATCAACTTTTTCTTTAAATGATTCCTCAGCCCGTTCAAAACGAAATGATTCTCGCTCGTCTGTAGATGTGCTCGGCCCGCAACCCCTGGAAACGCCTGACGTTCCTGACAATCCTCCACGATTTTGTTTCGCACCGACGGATACACCACCGCGATCCGGTTGTGCAACTGCGAATGAAACaccattttcttttgcataaTTGTCAAGTTTTCCATCAATTTGCTTTTGAATTGGAACAGGTATACGTGGGAATAATGTTGAAAACCAGTCAAGTTTTGTCAACCATTGCCGTATCATTTGTCCTATGGTCATTATctacaataaaacaataaaaaacataatGAGATAGAACATTACTTGTTGCATATTAAGCCTATATGATTTGATCTACCTGTCCTCCGCCAGCTTTGACATCAATCTCCTCTTCATCTAACAGGTACGGCTCATACCATTCAAACAGATCAGATGGTGGTTGAGTGTATCGCAAGTACATAAAACCTATGgtataaattgaatttattttagcCCAGTAAAATTGTAATACCTTATTGTTCATAAACTATCTACCAAAGTGCCAGTAGTCATCAATcagattaaaattaaaacaattactCACCTAATGCTCGTATGTAGGGGGAATCGCCGTGAGACAGTAGTCCATTAACTTGTTTTCGTGTTAATCGTAAAGTGTAAAGTTTGTAGAGCAGACAAAAAGCAGTTGAAACGATCCCTCCAGCTCCGACGCCTCTAACCtgaaaaatacgaaaaagaATGTTTGTTGGTCTACGTTAGACcgtgaaaaaagaaacaaatttaGCCCGTGGTATAACTTACTCCTCCACACATTCCTGTCTGACCCGCGGTTTTGCGAGAGCCTCTTTCCCATGGTTCCAAGTGTTTCACTTGATAGTATATTTCGTCTACAACTTCATGGTAAGTCTTCAGCTTAAACAAGGACACTGTTGGTATATGAAAAGTTTGAAATGTAATATATTTCCGTCGAAACGAACAAGCAGTACTGCCTTGAACTCAttccaaataaaaataataaaaaaatttttttttggaaaacgtATTGTTATTACCTTTAAAATAACTCGAACCCTGTATGTTCGCAAGAATTAAAGGGTTCAAGTTCATCGATGTTTCATTCCCCCAGAGTGGTAGCGCATTATTTTGCTTCGTTGATTTTTTGGGAACACTTGCTTGATTCGATGCATGCGGACTTTGCTGAAGGTGCTGAGTTTGCTGCAAACAATAATACTCTTGCTGTCCATGTCCATCTGTAGGAATACCAAATAATTTCGTTCAACATACAGAACGCTCTTTACATACATTATTCTGTTGATTCAACTCACTGTTATCAAATTCCATATTGGTAACAAAACTCTTGGCAACAAAGAGTTTACATGGGATAGTTTGGATAAATTTTAGTAGCAGTAGCTGAAATTACAGGTAAAGGGTTAACATTAATTCACCTCACTAGCTCAGGATGaacaaaatgacaaaattGTCGGAAACATCATATGTGACGTATGTGAATGTTTTCTTAGATCGTTAGAAATTATAACAAGTATATGACAACCCTATATGATATGTGAATTCCTTGATACCTTGATCAATTAACTTCAAAACTTTAACACATAATATTGGTCAATGATGATAGCTAGATGTGACTGCGGGTCAAACCAAACAATTTAATACAATTTCTAATTTATTTCTGCAATTTGATAACTAATTGACGTATGATACGACAAGGTTTATACATATAGACACATAATAGCTCAGGGGAAGCCGGAAGCAAGCAACCCAAGCGAATTTTTTAATGGATAACccgcaaacaaaaacgagcagttagggcggtggcaacgctttttcgcatgcgattttatcggacggcagcaatggacggcctgtcaaatttttgtatgggagcgtttctacatacaccgagactgcagctgagagatggctgtgagagaatcgacaaccggtttctcacgctggtgtgtgtagaagctctgaaaagcgccgagatgagacttttaaaatgatgttgaaaaaatccattttaatcgttaaaatgaagccaaaaaagtttcttttactttttaataatatatctacaattattagacggcaaaaatgcaaactataattgataattgatcgctataaactgccaattcaattttttctcagctccatcgttctttgcatgccgaggagaattctctcaccgaaaatgctgtcagtcgctgtcaaagtatgctgtcagttattttctcagctgcattctcggtgtatgtagaaaccaaagtgtatgaagatcaggtggtctcatagcctgttttttatagcaaaagttgaacgtcactttttgacagcatgggtgaaaacatttccccaaacaagctttctgcgAACTTGCCGAATATACAAAAAATCTTGGAATCTTCATTATTTACACTGAAATATCttaaaatgcacacaaaatatttcttattataagctaaaccaaatctgaactaattaaaatccatttttggatCAAAATAATGCCGTCGATGAGGACACCAATGTGTACTACGTATGTGTTGCTAAGAACAAAGCGAACGGTTCCTATTCTAAATAACCAGGTATctaaaacaggtatcttttgcacaaatttaatgcaaaatgcattaagagtactaaggaaattcaaaaagaggataaaatatttcaaagaattaaaatatttgcaaaaaacacatggagctgtcaaatttagaggaatcgcgtactgcgaattcgcgtatatcgagtatcgcgtactgcggataatagctgtatatgcgcaatctgagattgcgcatcgtgtattaatacggttataaacaaggcgcgaatttcgcggtacagcgacgatctcggttcgtctatttccagccttccAGATTTCCAGAAGAAGACGTCGGCGGTGTGTTCAAAACTGTTaagtccctatacccactttgaaaGCCTCGATGCCCAATTGTTCTGTATGACGACACCTCCTTTCTATCCCGCAGTGCaagtgacagcgatttgcgagggcgcgcgagggctcgcaggccatacaagttcactgctccagagccctcgcattaaagagcttgcgagccttggaaATGTCATATGAGCGAGACAGCTGTATGTCAAGCAAGGATAacgtatttagaaggttgatttttatcgcttttgctgggcgacattgtgggggacatctgtcactttctgcatacaaatttctttaccccgcaccagccctccccgatttttataccggagcccccggaagagaaatgtcaagtcg comes from the Anopheles coluzzii chromosome 2, AcolN3, whole genome shotgun sequence genome and includes:
- the LOC120950372 gene encoding pre-mRNA-splicing factor 38B isoform X2; translation: MEFDNNGHGQQEYYCLQQTQHLQQSPHASNQASVPKKSTKQNNALPLWGNETSMNLNPLILANIQGSSYFKVSLFKLKTYHEVVDEIYYQVKHLEPWERGSRKTAGQTGMCGGVRGVGAGGIVSTAFCLLYKLYTLRLTRKQVNGLLSHGDSPYIRALGFMYLRYTQPPSDLFEWYEPYLLDEEEIDVKAGGGQIMTIGQMIRQWLTKLDWFSTLFPLAQPDRGGVSVGAKQNRGGLSGTSGVSRGCGPSTSTDERESFRFERAEESFKEKVDKRNVSAHCDRDARTTRYDQYGDDRHIRTRKDYRGKESDRDRDRDRYREKERVKERHRERDRDRERDRSRDRSPDRKDYRERDHHHRDRRHR
- the LOC120950372 gene encoding pre-mRNA-splicing factor 38B isoform X1, giving the protein MEFDNNGHGQQEYYCLQQTQHLQQSPHASNQASVPKKSTKQNNALPLWGNETSMNLNPLILANIQGSSYFKVSLFKLKTYHEVVDEIYYQVKHLEPWERGSRKTAGQTGMCGGVRGVGAGGIVSTAFCLLYKLYTLRLTRKQVNGLLSHGDSPYIRALGFMYLRYTQPPSDLFEWYEPYLLDEEEIDVKAGGGQIMTIGQMIRQWLTKLDWFSTLFPRIPVPIQKQIDGKLDNYAKENGVSFAVAQPDRGGVSVGAKQNRGGLSGTSGVSRGCGPSTSTDERESFRFERAEESFKEKVDKRNVSAHCDRDARTTRYDQYGDDRHIRTRKDYRGKESDRDRDRDRYREKERVKERHRERDRDRERDRSRDRSPDRKDYRERDHHHRDRRHR